The Benincasa hispida cultivar B227 chromosome 9, ASM972705v1, whole genome shotgun sequence genome has a segment encoding these proteins:
- the LOC120085010 gene encoding 60S ribosomal protein L18a-like protein, whose translation MSQEDKSAAVGVVVHHHHESNSGHPLYGTFQGVANYPPVGFPQPTRPPGVSDSDDPSQYQDYAHGYQAVPGYGIVEGRPVRERRLPCCGIGIGWFLFIIGFFLAAIPWYAGAILILCGRVDYREKPGYVACLIAAVLATVAIIFGATREADDW comes from the exons atgagccAGGAAGACAAATCCGCCGCCGTGGGTGTCGTCGTCCACCACCATCACGAATCCAATTCCGGCCACCCTCTCTACGGAACCTTTCAAGGCGTCGCTAACTATCCTCCCGTCGGATTCCCCCAGCCTACTCGCCCGCCTGGTGTCTCCGACTCCGACGATCCTTCTCAATATCAGGACTATGCTCATGGCTATCAAGCTGTCCCCG GATATGGTATTGTTGAAGGAAGACCAGTGAGAGAGCGGCGCCTTCCTTGCTGTGGTATTGGCATTGGGTGGTTCCT GTTTATTATTGGTTTCTTCCTTGCTGCTATCCCATGGTATGCAGGAGCAATTCTTATACTATGTGGCAGGGTAGACTACCGTGAGAAACCAGGATATGTTGCATGCTTAATTGCT GCTGTTCTTGCCACAGTTGCAATTATTTTCGGTGCCACAAGGGAAGCTGATGACTGGTAG